Proteins from one Entomospira culicis genomic window:
- the nadD gene encoding nicotinate (nicotinamide) nucleotide adenylyltransferase, with amino-acid sequence MPPHDILFGGSFDPIHRAHIAIATKARSQLGADRFFFLPTKENPLKPPLIASPKDRLIMLHLATRHLPWATVLPDEIERTDQKPSYTIDTLEELLQKEIIRPKPYLLIGSDILPQLPHWHRIDDLLSQVTLAVITRQEVSPSSPYPYQLISIPHIDISSTSIRETLSKEDLHPDVWEYINYAKLYQ; translated from the coding sequence ATGCCGCCCCACGATATTCTCTTTGGTGGCTCTTTTGACCCCATTCACCGCGCACATATCGCCATTGCAACCAAGGCGCGCTCCCAATTGGGAGCCGACCGCTTTTTCTTTCTTCCCACCAAAGAGAATCCGCTCAAACCACCGCTTATTGCCAGCCCAAAAGATCGCCTCATCATGCTTCATCTCGCCACGCGCCATCTACCTTGGGCGACCGTCCTCCCCGACGAAATAGAACGTACCGACCAAAAACCCAGCTACACTATCGACACACTAGAAGAACTGCTCCAAAAAGAGATCATCCGCCCCAAGCCCTACCTCCTCATCGGCAGTGATATTCTTCCGCAACTGCCCCACTGGCATCGCATCGATGACCTACTTTCACAAGTAACCTTAGCTGTTATCACGCGTCAAGAGGTCTCGCCCAGTAGCCCCTACCCCTATCAGCTTATCTCCATTCCACATATTGATATATCTAGTACATCTATTCGAGAAACTCTCTCCAAAGAAGATCTCCATCCTGACGTTTGGGAGTACATAAATTATGCAAAGCTCTATCAGTAG
- a CDS encoding MBL fold metallo-hydrolase has product MQSSISSVIQALAKAELSPARYQHSARVVYVMKQIHKRLHLPIEIDLIELAGWAHDIAREWPEEVLASAIQKYHRTDYLSSHAHPALWHAIVAMPYIQEQCGFYHPEVDQAVIHHSTAVKNNSLLGKLLFIADECEPARDHLTPTHHLMLAHGSLDDIYYFIIKEQIKFFHQINQSLSHLTLDAYKEGRDLMQKTIKSFHQNPFKENTYLLIHEQTMLIVDPGVKVEELAPTILASEITEAKIIYTHGHFDHIVFGYDLEQFLSLQKIPYESYAPSAESFYFGEKALAHIQDVIKMYGLEDFYHCKNIPTIQRFLEDAQPIDFLDFIFYHTPGHSMGSGVFYSKSLNTLFSGDTIFANGSIGRTDFPDSSPQQMEASLQRIFSLFPSETTLYPGHGMRSTIAREREIHREFH; this is encoded by the coding sequence ATGCAAAGCTCTATCAGTAGTGTGATACAGGCACTCGCCAAGGCCGAGCTCTCCCCAGCGCGCTATCAACACAGCGCACGGGTCGTCTACGTAATGAAACAGATACACAAGCGTCTCCACTTACCCATCGAAATCGACCTTATTGAACTAGCAGGGTGGGCGCATGATATCGCCCGAGAGTGGCCAGAAGAGGTCTTAGCCTCCGCCATTCAGAAGTATCATCGCACCGATTATCTATCGTCGCATGCCCATCCAGCCCTCTGGCATGCGATTGTTGCTATGCCCTACATTCAAGAACAATGTGGATTTTACCATCCAGAGGTCGATCAAGCCGTCATTCATCACAGCACAGCCGTTAAAAACAACTCCTTACTAGGAAAACTTTTATTCATTGCTGATGAGTGCGAGCCCGCACGCGATCATCTTACCCCCACCCATCACTTGATGCTAGCACATGGCTCACTTGATGATATTTATTACTTTATAATTAAAGAGCAGATTAAATTTTTTCACCAAATAAATCAATCCCTATCGCATCTCACCCTAGATGCGTATAAAGAAGGAAGAGACCTCATGCAAAAAACGATAAAATCATTTCACCAAAACCCTTTTAAAGAGAATACCTACCTGCTTATCCATGAACAAACCATGCTCATTGTCGACCCTGGTGTCAAGGTAGAAGAGCTCGCACCGACTATTCTTGCCAGTGAAATTACAGAAGCAAAGATTATCTACACCCACGGGCATTTTGATCATATTGTCTTTGGCTATGATCTCGAACAATTTCTTTCACTACAAAAAATTCCCTATGAGAGTTATGCTCCCAGTGCTGAATCATTCTACTTTGGGGAAAAGGCCTTAGCTCACATTCAAGATGTCATTAAAATGTATGGATTAGAAGATTTTTATCACTGCAAAAATATTCCAACCATCCAACGCTTTCTCGAAGATGCACAGCCCATCGATTTTCTCGACTTCATCTTCTACCACACCCCCGGACATTCCATGGGTAGTGGGGTGTTCTATAGTAAATCACTTAATACCCTCTTCTCTGGAGACACCATCTTCGCCAATGGCTCTATCGGACGCACCGACTTCCCCGACAGCTCCCCGCAACAGATGGAAGCATCCCTCCAGCGTATCTTCTCGCTCTTCCCA
- a CDS encoding NAD(P)H-dependent glycerol-3-phosphate dehydrogenase — MSNTTNKNMRSIAVVGAGAFGTALAKVLAEKGVDVKIWAFKPETAEDINTHHRNQEFLPDAILPTSLTASSDLTEVVQDRDVVLLVTPSNVLIQTARQLLSIPCIAEGKAIIACATKGLIRLPSGDGQLLLDGLENYLPGFYKGNMVYISGPSHAEEIAQGKVTALVAASQNPMNAIIVRELFTAPTLRVFSSIDVSGVQVVAALKNVVALAFGAIEAYAEKSNNIGDNTESFLLSAGLNEMMILARAMGSTHFETITGPAGIGDLDVTCRSKYGRNRRFGRSIYEQNLLNDFADLDDLMANVTTKVGYLPEGVFAARTAYLTAQKYNLRTPMFTAIYRVLNKELDVESAVQELIYGV, encoded by the coding sequence TCTTAGCGGAAAAAGGCGTAGACGTGAAGATCTGGGCGTTCAAACCCGAAACCGCCGAAGATATCAACACCCACCACCGTAACCAAGAGTTCCTCCCCGATGCCATCCTACCTACCAGTCTCACCGCTAGTAGCGACCTCACTGAAGTCGTCCAAGATCGTGATGTTGTTCTCTTAGTTACCCCCTCAAACGTCCTCATTCAAACCGCACGCCAACTCCTCAGCATTCCCTGCATTGCAGAAGGCAAAGCGATCATCGCTTGCGCCACCAAGGGTCTTATTCGTCTACCCTCGGGCGACGGGCAACTCCTGCTTGATGGTCTTGAAAATTATCTTCCCGGTTTTTACAAAGGCAACATGGTCTATATTTCGGGGCCTAGCCATGCCGAAGAGATCGCCCAAGGTAAAGTTACCGCCCTTGTCGCCGCCTCGCAAAATCCCATGAATGCCATCATTGTGCGTGAGCTCTTTACCGCACCCACCTTACGCGTCTTCTCTTCCATTGATGTTAGTGGTGTACAAGTGGTTGCCGCCCTCAAAAATGTTGTCGCCCTCGCCTTTGGCGCTATCGAAGCCTATGCCGAAAAGAGCAACAATATCGGCGATAACACCGAAAGCTTCCTTCTCTCTGCCGGTCTCAATGAAATGATGATTCTTGCCCGTGCCATGGGATCGACTCACTTTGAAACCATCACCGGGCCTGCCGGCATTGGCGATCTCGATGTAACCTGTCGCAGTAAGTATGGCCGCAACCGTCGCTTTGGGCGCTCTATCTACGAGCAAAACCTCCTCAACGACTTCGCCGATCTTGACGATCTCATGGCAAATGTTACCACGAAAGTGGGCTACCTCCCCGAAGGTGTATTCGCTGCACGCACCGCCTATCTTACTGCGCAAAAGTACAACCTACGTACCCCGATGTTCACCGCAATTTACCGCGTTCTCAATAAAGAACTCGACGTAGAAAGCGCCGTTCAAGAGCTCATCTACGGAGTGTAA